Proteins from a genomic interval of Stenotrophomonas maltophilia R551-3:
- a CDS encoding protein-L-isoaspartate O-methyltransferase family protein, producing MTIDYAHARELMVEQQIRPWDVLDIKVLDVLARLPREAFVADAHRALAYADVELPIGHGQKMMKPVIEGRTLQALDLQPGDEVLEIGTGSGFLSACIGALARDVLSLEIDPELAAAARARLDASGLGTNVRVEVADALAWQTERRFDVICVTGAVDVVPSQFASWLRPGGRLFVIHGRSPAMEALLVKADGSSESLFETDIDYLRGAAPAPQFHL from the coding sequence ATGACGATTGATTACGCCCACGCCCGCGAACTGATGGTGGAACAGCAGATCCGTCCCTGGGACGTGCTGGACATCAAGGTGCTCGACGTCCTGGCCCGCCTGCCGCGCGAGGCCTTCGTCGCCGACGCGCACCGGGCGCTGGCCTACGCCGATGTTGAACTGCCGATCGGCCATGGCCAGAAGATGATGAAGCCGGTCATCGAGGGCCGTACCCTGCAGGCACTGGACCTGCAGCCGGGTGACGAAGTGCTGGAAATCGGCACCGGCAGCGGCTTCCTGTCGGCCTGCATCGGCGCGCTGGCGCGCGACGTGCTGAGCCTGGAGATCGACCCGGAGCTGGCTGCCGCCGCACGTGCGCGCCTGGATGCTTCCGGCCTGGGCACCAACGTCCGCGTGGAAGTGGCCGACGCCCTGGCCTGGCAGACCGAACGCCGCTTTGACGTGATCTGTGTCACTGGTGCCGTCGACGTGGTGCCGTCACAGTTCGCATCGTGGCTGCGTCCGGGTGGTCGCCTGTTCGTGATCCATGGCCGTTCGCCGGCAATGGAGGCCCTGCTGGTCAAGGCCGACGGCAGCAGCGAGTCCCTGTTCGAGACCGATATCGATTACCTGCGTGGTGCCGCCCCGGCACCCCAGTTCCACCTCTGA
- a CDS encoding TolC family outer membrane protein codes for MIRRSLAVALATALLPLSAHAADLLQVYEMARNGDPQLSAAESTRLVDKEGAVQARAALLPQLTGQATLNRSRSEANADANSGTVSSRRRNYTVEGSQTLFNWTQINNLRSQRELSKAADFTLDSANDSLIVRTSAAYFNVLVAIESLNAAQTNEAAAKKQFDFADKRLEVGLAPITDVHEARAQYDQARANSIVAQNTLADNYQALTELTGQPVVNLRGLPADFRPEVPANRGNIDELVHQATTGNPALKAQELKVSAAEAGVQAARGGHYPTLSLGGSWGKSATWGDSTGAGSLSPDARTNSIGLTLSVPIFAGGATQSGVRQALAQRDIAQDGYEQQKRALDRNTRNAYQTLVQGISEVEARRLAVVSAQSAYDASQVGLEVGTRTVLDVIQNQRILFSAQLDYAQARYTFLQNRLLLSQSLGALDVAELQDVNRLLTQDAGNPATTTN; via the coding sequence ATGATCCGCCGATCCCTCGCTGTTGCGCTGGCCACTGCCCTGCTGCCGTTGTCCGCCCATGCCGCCGACCTGCTGCAGGTCTATGAAATGGCGCGCAACGGCGATCCGCAGCTGTCCGCCGCCGAATCGACCCGGCTGGTCGACAAGGAAGGCGCCGTGCAGGCACGTGCCGCCCTGCTGCCGCAGCTCACCGGCCAGGCCACGCTTAACCGTTCGCGTTCGGAGGCCAATGCCGATGCCAACTCCGGCACGGTCTCCAGCAGGCGCCGCAATTACACGGTCGAGGGCAGCCAGACGCTGTTCAACTGGACCCAGATCAACAACCTGCGTTCGCAGCGCGAACTGAGCAAGGCGGCGGATTTCACCCTGGATTCGGCCAACGACAGCCTGATCGTGCGCACCTCGGCGGCCTACTTCAACGTGCTGGTGGCGATCGAATCGCTGAACGCCGCGCAGACCAATGAAGCGGCCGCGAAGAAGCAGTTCGACTTCGCCGACAAGCGCCTGGAAGTGGGCCTGGCGCCGATCACCGACGTGCACGAAGCACGTGCCCAGTACGACCAGGCACGTGCCAACAGCATCGTTGCGCAGAACACCCTGGCCGATAACTACCAGGCGCTGACCGAACTGACCGGCCAGCCGGTGGTCAACCTGCGCGGCCTGCCGGCGGACTTCCGCCCGGAAGTGCCGGCCAACCGCGGCAACATCGATGAGCTGGTGCACCAGGCCACCACCGGGAATCCGGCACTGAAGGCACAGGAACTGAAGGTCAGCGCTGCCGAGGCCGGCGTGCAGGCCGCACGTGGTGGCCACTACCCGACCCTGTCGCTGGGCGGCAGCTGGGGCAAGAGCGCGACCTGGGGTGACAGCACCGGTGCAGGCTCGTTGTCGCCGGATGCACGCACCAACAGCATCGGGCTGACCCTGAGCGTGCCGATCTTCGCCGGTGGTGCCACCCAGTCCGGCGTGCGCCAGGCGCTGGCCCAGCGCGACATCGCCCAGGACGGCTACGAGCAGCAGAAGCGCGCCCTGGACCGCAACACCCGCAATGCCTACCAGACCCTGGTGCAGGGCATCAGCGAAGTGGAAGCCCGCCGCCTGGCGGTGGTCTCGGCGCAGAGCGCGTACGACGCGTCGCAGGTCGGCCTGGAAGTCGGTACCCGTACCGTGCTGGACGTGATCCAGAACCAGCGCATCCTGTTCTCGGCGCAGCTGGATTATGCACAGGCCCGCTACACCTTCCTGCAGAACCGCCTGCTGCTGAGCCAGTCGCTGGGCGCGCTGGACGTGGCCGAGCTGCAGGACGTCAACCGCCTGCTGACCCAGGACGCAGGCAACCCGGCAACGACCACAAACTGA
- the waaA gene encoding lipid IV(A) 3-deoxy-D-manno-octulosonic acid transferase: MRKDPVEWILRGLYSAVLYILLPITVYHLVWRGFRVREYFRRWDERYASYPQPTGQPRVWLHAVSVGEVNAAAPLVNALRQQRPDIRWVITTITPTGSERVRALWGDALDHVYLPYDVPGSVNRFLGHFQPSLALILETELWPNMLFGCRDRRIPVYILNARLSARSLRGYRLLAALIRRALRTVTCVAAQSQDDAERFVQLGAVPEQVQALGNLKFDIATPDVQGFVEQFHARVAAGRPVWIAASTHDGEEQAVIDLHRRLRQQHPGLLLLWAPRHPERFPKVEALAREQGWNVATRRAKQWPDADTDVFVIDTLGELMPFYACAQVAFVGGSLQPIGGHNLLEPAAMGTAAVTGPHLHNFAEISRRMREAGALLIGEDVQAVGDLLLHLLDSAQAREDMARAGCTLVSNGRGALQRTLALVAPHLPPPRR, encoded by the coding sequence ATGCGTAAAGACCCTGTCGAATGGATCCTGCGCGGCCTGTACTCGGCCGTGCTCTACATCCTGCTGCCGATCACCGTGTACCACCTGGTCTGGCGCGGTTTCCGGGTCCGTGAATACTTCCGGCGCTGGGACGAGCGTTATGCCTCGTATCCGCAGCCGACCGGCCAGCCGCGGGTCTGGCTGCACGCGGTCTCGGTGGGCGAGGTCAATGCCGCCGCGCCGCTGGTGAATGCCCTGCGCCAGCAGCGTCCGGACATCCGCTGGGTCATCACCACCATCACCCCGACCGGTTCGGAGCGCGTGCGCGCGCTGTGGGGAGACGCGCTGGACCACGTCTACCTGCCGTACGACGTACCGGGCAGCGTAAACCGCTTCCTCGGCCATTTCCAGCCCAGCCTGGCACTGATCCTGGAAACCGAGCTGTGGCCGAACATGCTGTTCGGCTGCCGCGACCGCCGCATCCCGGTCTATATCCTCAACGCCCGCCTGTCCGCGCGCTCGTTGCGAGGCTACCGCTTGCTGGCCGCACTGATCCGCCGCGCGCTGCGCACCGTCACCTGCGTTGCCGCACAGTCGCAGGACGATGCCGAGCGCTTCGTGCAGCTGGGTGCCGTGCCGGAACAGGTGCAGGCGCTGGGCAATCTGAAGTTCGATATCGCCACGCCGGACGTACAGGGCTTTGTCGAACAGTTCCATGCGCGGGTTGCGGCCGGGCGCCCGGTGTGGATCGCGGCCAGCACCCATGACGGCGAAGAACAGGCGGTGATCGACCTGCACCGACGCCTGCGCCAGCAGCACCCCGGCCTGTTGCTGCTGTGGGCGCCACGGCATCCCGAGCGCTTCCCGAAGGTGGAGGCGCTGGCGCGCGAACAGGGCTGGAACGTGGCGACCCGTCGCGCGAAGCAGTGGCCCGATGCCGATACCGATGTGTTCGTCATCGACACCCTGGGCGAGCTGATGCCGTTCTATGCCTGCGCACAGGTCGCGTTCGTCGGCGGCAGCCTGCAGCCGATCGGCGGCCACAATCTGCTGGAACCAGCGGCGATGGGCACCGCAGCGGTAACCGGTCCGCACCTGCACAACTTCGCCGAGATCTCGCGACGCATGCGCGAGGCCGGTGCGTTGCTGATCGGCGAGGACGTGCAGGCGGTCGGTGATCTGCTGCTGCATCTGCTCGACAGCGCGCAGGCGCGCGAAGACATGGCGCGTGCAGGGTGCACGTTGGTCAGCAACGGTCGCGGCGCATTGCAGCGCACGCTGGCGCTGGTTGCGCCGCACCTGCCGCCGCCTCGTCGCTAG
- a CDS encoding LpxL/LpxP family Kdo(2)-lipid IV(A) lauroyl/palmitoleoyl acyltransferase has translation MSDATTAVRPSLRDPRNWPMFAAMLGAFAIARLPWMLQRALGRGVGWISWRLLGSRRRAAEVNLKLCFPEKDEAWRQRLVRDSFDALGVGVLECIRAWWGSIDRIRPQVQIEGLEHLRQMQAEGRGVLLVSGHFMTLEMCGRLLCDYVDLSGMYRKHKNPVYEWAVKFGRLRYAKAMYANEDIRATVRHLKKGGFLWYAPDQDMRGKDTVFVPFFGHTASTITATHQLARMTGCAVIPYFHRREGGKYFLKIGAPLENFPSEDVEADTTRVNQAIEAMVREAPDQYLWIHRRFKRQPGGRSDFYK, from the coding sequence ATGTCCGATGCCACCACCGCCGTCCGCCCGTCGCTGCGCGATCCCCGCAACTGGCCGATGTTCGCCGCCATGCTCGGCGCCTTCGCCATCGCCCGCCTGCCGTGGATGCTGCAGCGTGCGCTGGGCCGTGGCGTCGGCTGGATCAGCTGGCGCCTGCTCGGCAGCCGCCGCCGCGCCGCCGAAGTCAACCTCAAACTGTGCTTCCCGGAAAAGGACGAGGCCTGGCGACAGCGCCTGGTCCGCGACAGCTTCGACGCACTGGGCGTGGGCGTACTCGAGTGCATCCGCGCCTGGTGGGGCAGCATCGACCGCATCCGCCCGCAGGTGCAGATCGAGGGTCTGGAACATCTGCGGCAGATGCAGGCCGAGGGCCGTGGCGTGCTGCTGGTCTCCGGCCACTTCATGACGCTGGAGATGTGCGGCCGCCTGCTGTGCGACTACGTTGACCTGTCGGGCATGTACCGCAAGCACAAGAATCCGGTATACGAGTGGGCGGTGAAGTTCGGTCGCCTGCGCTATGCCAAGGCGATGTACGCCAACGAGGACATCCGCGCCACGGTGCGCCACCTGAAGAAGGGCGGCTTCCTCTGGTACGCGCCGGACCAGGACATGCGCGGCAAGGACACCGTGTTCGTGCCGTTCTTCGGCCATACCGCATCCACCATTACCGCCACCCACCAGCTGGCACGGATGACCGGCTGTGCGGTGATCCCGTATTTCCACCGCCGCGAAGGCGGGAAGTACTTCCTGAAGATCGGCGCGCCGCTGGAGAATTTTCCCAGCGAGGACGTGGAAGCCGATACCACGCGGGTCAACCAGGCCATCGAAGCGATGGTGCGCGAAGCCCCCGACCAGTACCTGTGGATCCACCGCCGCTTCAAGCGCCAGCCCGGCGGGCGGAGCGATTTCTACAAATAA
- a CDS encoding O-antigen ligase family protein, producing the protein MPTSPADPAVIVRDDRAGRWAPWWVLAYVAMWPLPGIAETVLGLGALYAAARMMIRRLQRRPHLLSTAAWALTSILFLGYWLPQAFSAFDAIDPAASWTKAAAGLRYLPFMWLVAIAVATPERRRLTFGGLALITAAWTLDALVQAVAGTSPWFWSLEHLKLAVSGHALCPADEAALADRLSGALGPCNLKFGQVLASLSPFLLLPVARRFGNLGWVLAAAALGSVLLLAGSRASWITFALVLAYSGVRQFGWKRLALLALLAVLGAGALTASVPQLRERFARTAMAWDGGERGVDEALSGRARIWEAAACMIEAHPINGVGARGFRDAYADCVAEEGPAVWGNAPALHAHQIVLEILAETGVLGLLLWLAAVAQAWRAWRFAPTAARERARPAMLALAVTVFPLNTHLAFYSAFWGGLTVLLAALFAGSLLARESDESPPMQ; encoded by the coding sequence ATGCCGACCTCGCCGGCTGATCCCGCCGTCATCGTGCGCGACGACCGCGCCGGTCGCTGGGCACCGTGGTGGGTGCTGGCGTACGTGGCGATGTGGCCGTTGCCGGGTATCGCCGAAACCGTACTCGGACTCGGTGCGCTGTATGCCGCCGCGCGCATGATGATCCGCCGGCTGCAGCGCCGCCCGCACCTGCTGAGCACCGCGGCGTGGGCGCTGACCTCGATCCTGTTCCTCGGCTATTGGCTGCCACAGGCGTTTTCCGCGTTCGATGCCATCGATCCGGCGGCGTCGTGGACCAAGGCCGCCGCTGGCCTGCGCTATCTGCCCTTCATGTGGCTGGTGGCGATTGCCGTGGCCACGCCGGAGCGGCGACGGCTGACCTTCGGCGGACTGGCGTTGATCACCGCCGCCTGGACGCTGGATGCGCTGGTGCAGGCGGTGGCCGGTACCAGCCCTTGGTTCTGGTCACTGGAACACCTGAAGCTGGCCGTGAGCGGCCACGCGTTGTGTCCGGCCGACGAGGCCGCGCTGGCTGACCGCCTCAGTGGCGCACTGGGTCCGTGCAACCTGAAGTTCGGCCAGGTGCTGGCCAGCCTGTCGCCGTTCCTGTTGCTGCCGGTAGCGCGCCGCTTCGGCAACCTGGGCTGGGTGTTGGCAGCGGCGGCGCTGGGCAGCGTGCTGCTGCTGGCCGGCTCGCGCGCGTCATGGATCACTTTCGCGCTGGTGCTGGCCTACAGCGGCGTGCGCCAGTTCGGCTGGAAGCGGTTGGCTTTGCTCGCGCTGCTCGCGGTTCTCGGAGCGGGCGCGCTGACCGCCAGCGTGCCACAGCTTCGCGAACGCTTCGCGCGTACCGCGATGGCCTGGGATGGAGGCGAGCGTGGCGTCGACGAAGCGCTGTCCGGGCGTGCAAGGATCTGGGAAGCCGCCGCCTGCATGATCGAGGCGCATCCGATCAACGGAGTCGGCGCGCGTGGCTTCCGCGACGCCTATGCGGACTGCGTGGCTGAGGAGGGCCCTGCGGTGTGGGGCAATGCTCCGGCCTTGCATGCCCACCAGATCGTACTGGAAATCCTTGCTGAAACCGGCGTGCTGGGCCTGCTGCTGTGGTTGGCCGCGGTCGCCCAGGCCTGGCGTGCGTGGCGCTTCGCGCCCACCGCCGCCCGCGAGCGAGCGCGCCCGGCAATGCTGGCGCTGGCGGTCACGGTGTTTCCGCTCAACACCCACCTTGCGTTCTATTCCGCGTTCTGGGGTGGCCTGACCGTGTTGTTGGCCGCATTGTTCGCCGGCAGCCTGCTGGCCCGCGAATCGGATGAATCTCCGCCGATGCAGTAG
- a CDS encoding glycosyltransferase: MRRLTVVQLLPALHSGGVERSTLEIAAALVAAGHRALVVSAGGRLVQPLLDSGAEHLTLDIGRKSLLTLRHLPTLRRLFTEVGADIVHARSRLPAWLGLYAIRAMPVAQRPHWVTTVHGLNSPSRYSAVMTSGERVICVSNTVRDYVQRHYPTVPEARLQVIPRGVDVRQFPRVACADRRPRLALAADYPWLAQVEGPLLLLPGRGTRLKGHAHALQLLADVRATGVPAQLWMLGTDEPGREAYVADLRRQAAALGIADAVQISTPTARIAQAYAASDLVLQLSDKPEAFGRTVVEALSVGRPVLGWDHGGVGELLQQLQPSGAVPLGNARALGERALALLAQPPSLPARIPFTLQAMQRDTLRLYADLAG, encoded by the coding sequence ATGCGCCGATTGACCGTGGTGCAGTTGCTGCCGGCGCTGCACTCCGGCGGTGTCGAGCGCTCGACCCTTGAAATTGCTGCGGCGCTGGTGGCTGCCGGCCATCGCGCGCTGGTGGTGTCCGCTGGCGGTCGCCTGGTACAGCCGCTGCTCGATAGTGGTGCCGAGCATCTCACCCTCGATATCGGCCGCAAGTCGCTGCTGACCCTGCGTCACCTGCCGACCCTGCGTCGCCTGTTCACCGAGGTCGGTGCGGATATCGTGCATGCCCGTTCGCGGTTGCCGGCCTGGCTGGGCCTGTACGCGATCCGTGCGATGCCCGTCGCACAGCGCCCGCATTGGGTGACTACCGTGCACGGCCTGAATTCACCCAGTCGCTACAGCGCGGTGATGACCAGCGGCGAGCGCGTGATCTGCGTGTCCAACACCGTGCGCGACTATGTGCAGCGGCACTATCCGACGGTTCCCGAAGCGAGGCTGCAGGTGATTCCGCGCGGCGTCGATGTCCGCCAGTTCCCGCGCGTGGCGTGTGCCGATCGCCGTCCGCGGCTGGCGCTGGCCGCGGATTACCCGTGGCTGGCCCAGGTTGAAGGGCCGCTGCTGCTGCTGCCGGGGCGGGGCACCCGCCTGAAGGGCCACGCACACGCGCTGCAGCTGCTGGCTGACGTTCGCGCCACCGGTGTGCCGGCGCAGCTGTGGATGCTGGGTACTGATGAACCCGGCCGCGAAGCCTACGTGGCTGATCTGCGCAGGCAGGCGGCGGCGCTGGGCATCGCCGACGCGGTGCAGATCAGCACGCCGACCGCGCGCATTGCCCAGGCCTATGCCGCCAGCGACCTGGTACTGCAGCTCTCGGACAAGCCCGAGGCGTTCGGCCGCACCGTGGTCGAAGCGTTGTCGGTCGGTCGCCCGGTACTGGGCTGGGACCATGGTGGCGTCGGCGAACTGCTGCAGCAGCTGCAGCCCAGCGGCGCGGTGCCGCTGGGTAATGCACGCGCGCTGGGTGAACGCGCGCTGGCCCTGCTGGCGCAGCCGCCGTCCTTGCCGGCCCGTATCCCGTTTACCCTGCAGGCCATGCAGCGTGACACCCTCCGCCTCTATGCCGACCTCGCCGGCTGA
- a CDS encoding zinc-finger domain-containing protein, whose protein sequence is MSHTATAPANAEKRYTVHRSDLPLSCPTPEMALWNSHPRVYLPIEDEPNGEAKCAYCGSVFVLAD, encoded by the coding sequence ATGAGCCATACCGCCACCGCGCCCGCCAACGCCGAAAAGCGCTACACCGTGCACCGCAGCGATCTGCCGCTGAGCTGCCCGACGCCGGAAATGGCGCTGTGGAACTCGCATCCGCGCGTGTACCTGCCGATCGAAGACGAGCCCAACGGCGAAGCGAAGTGCGCGTACTGCGGCTCCGTGTTCGTGCTGGCCGACTAA
- a CDS encoding GH92 family glycosyl hydrolase: protein MTLSDPRRALLPLALALACATTAMPVLAQGLQTSFEPGEPAPTQTAGALQVTIGNGPAAPYTAKRNAGYSGLHALRYSSAGGNARRELFKTDLAIEADTTLSWLVLPEIVGKDSVASTYVSLDLLLDDGSRVSAGTARDQHGVAISARAQGDSKTLYPQQWARKAVRLGDVAALKGRRVVAIELEVASADGAPVSGWIDDVRLDAQPHQQPQRVSDWVLTTRGTQANGTFSRGNNFPATAVPHGFNFWTPVTDAGALNWLYRWNEQNDAQNRPQLQALALSHQPSPWMGDRQTFQVMPSASRGVPEADRRKRALSFDRSHESARPYRYDVRFDNGIAASIAPTDHAAVFRFDFPADGNANLLFDNVDARGGLTLDAATQTLSGYTDTRSGLSNGASRMYVVASFDKPWRSSGRLDTGRPTGYITFDTGSERRVTMRIATSLMSVEQARHNLALEIATTDTLESVAGRAQDAWDARLARFDIGNASDDQKTTLYSSLYRLYLYPNSGHENVGSAAAPDWRYANQASASDDNTDGSATRSFAAVRDGKVFVNNGFWDTFRTTWPAYALFTPEDAGQLVQGFIEQYRAGGWIARWSSPGYADLMVGTSSDVAFADAWLKGIGGFDPAEAYAAALKNATVVPPDRHVGRKGMERSTFRGYASADVHEGMSWTMEGALNDFGIANMAEALAKRATTPAARERYSTEADYFRHRAASYATMFDPAAGFFQGRRADGRWRVDAKHYDPRVWGHDYTESNGWTFAFTAAHDGEGLAALYGGRDRLAAKLDTFFATPETADAAFAGSYGGTIHEMTEARDVRMGMYAHSNQPAHHIPWMYLYAGQPWKTQQHVREILSRLYVGSEIGQGYPGDEDNGETSAWYVLASLGLYPLRMGAPEYVIGSPAFQHARVELQGGAVLTVNAANNSRENVYVQSLKINGTPWTKTWVPHEVIAKGATLDFVMGPQPSRWGSGVDDVPRSLTARGQRPQLLHDLLGSGTKATLADGRAVPALVDDDATTTVGLGGGATIALSGLTDGTPTMYTLTSGDGSIRGGEWALEARNGNGGWTVLDQRSGEDFASARQTRPFRIAKPGRYSEYRLRLLAPGRLPLAEIELLAASTVQ from the coding sequence ATGACCCTGTCCGATCCGCGCCGCGCCCTGCTTCCGCTCGCCCTGGCCCTGGCCTGTGCGACCACTGCGATGCCGGTGCTGGCACAGGGGCTGCAGACCTCGTTCGAGCCCGGTGAGCCAGCTCCGACCCAGACCGCGGGCGCACTGCAGGTCACGATCGGCAACGGCCCTGCAGCGCCCTACACCGCCAAGCGCAACGCCGGCTACAGCGGCCTGCATGCACTGCGCTACAGCAGCGCTGGCGGTAACGCGCGGCGCGAACTGTTCAAGACAGACCTGGCCATCGAGGCCGATACCACGCTGTCGTGGTTGGTGCTGCCGGAAATCGTCGGCAAGGACAGCGTGGCCTCGACCTATGTCTCGCTGGACCTGCTGCTGGACGATGGCAGCAGGGTTTCGGCCGGCACTGCCCGCGACCAGCATGGCGTGGCCATCAGCGCGCGCGCGCAGGGCGATTCGAAGACGCTGTATCCGCAGCAGTGGGCGCGCAAAGCGGTACGCCTGGGCGACGTGGCCGCGCTGAAGGGCCGCCGCGTGGTGGCGATCGAACTGGAAGTGGCCAGTGCCGACGGCGCACCGGTATCCGGCTGGATCGACGATGTGCGCCTCGACGCGCAGCCACACCAGCAACCGCAGCGCGTCTCCGACTGGGTGCTGACCACCCGTGGCACCCAGGCCAACGGCACCTTCTCGCGCGGCAACAATTTCCCGGCCACCGCTGTGCCGCACGGATTCAACTTCTGGACCCCGGTGACCGATGCCGGTGCGCTGAACTGGCTGTACCGCTGGAACGAACAGAACGACGCACAGAACCGGCCGCAGCTGCAGGCGCTTGCGCTGAGCCACCAGCCCAGCCCGTGGATGGGCGACCGCCAGACCTTCCAGGTGATGCCCTCGGCCAGTCGTGGTGTGCCGGAGGCAGACCGCCGCAAGCGCGCACTGTCGTTCGATCGCAGCCATGAAAGCGCGCGCCCGTATCGCTACGACGTGCGCTTCGACAATGGCATCGCGGCCTCGATCGCACCGACCGACCATGCCGCAGTGTTCCGCTTCGACTTCCCCGCAGACGGCAACGCCAACCTGCTGTTCGACAACGTCGATGCACGTGGCGGCCTGACCCTGGACGCTGCGACGCAGACGCTGTCCGGCTACACCGATACCCGCAGCGGCCTGTCCAACGGCGCCAGCCGCATGTACGTGGTGGCCAGCTTCGACAAGCCTTGGCGCAGCAGCGGCCGTCTCGATACAGGCCGCCCCACCGGCTACATCACGTTCGACACCGGCAGCGAGCGCCGGGTGACCATGCGCATCGCCACCTCGCTGATGTCGGTGGAACAGGCGCGGCACAACCTCGCACTGGAAATCGCCACCACCGACACGCTGGAAAGCGTGGCCGGTCGCGCCCAGGATGCATGGGACGCCCGCCTGGCCCGCTTCGATATCGGCAATGCCAGCGACGACCAGAAGACCACGCTGTATTCCAGCCTGTACCGTCTCTACCTGTACCCCAACTCCGGCCACGAGAACGTGGGCAGCGCGGCGGCGCCGGACTGGCGCTACGCCAACCAGGCCAGCGCCAGTGACGACAACACCGACGGCAGCGCGACCCGCAGCTTTGCCGCCGTGCGCGATGGCAAGGTGTTCGTCAACAACGGCTTCTGGGACACTTTCCGCACCACCTGGCCGGCCTATGCGCTGTTCACTCCGGAGGATGCCGGGCAGCTGGTGCAGGGTTTCATCGAGCAGTACCGTGCCGGCGGCTGGATCGCACGCTGGTCGTCGCCGGGCTACGCCGATCTGATGGTCGGCACCAGCTCCGATGTTGCCTTCGCCGATGCATGGCTGAAAGGCATCGGCGGCTTCGACCCGGCCGAGGCCTATGCCGCCGCACTGAAGAACGCCACGGTGGTACCGCCGGACCGCCATGTCGGCCGCAAGGGCATGGAGCGCTCGACCTTCCGTGGCTACGCCAGCGCTGACGTGCATGAAGGCATGTCGTGGACGATGGAAGGTGCGCTCAACGATTTCGGCATCGCCAACATGGCCGAGGCCCTGGCCAAGCGCGCGACCACGCCCGCCGCACGCGAGCGCTACAGCACCGAGGCCGACTACTTCCGTCACCGCGCCGCCAGCTACGCGACGATGTTCGACCCGGCCGCAGGCTTCTTCCAGGGCCGCAGGGCCGATGGCCGCTGGCGGGTGGACGCCAAGCACTACGACCCGCGCGTGTGGGGCCACGATTACACCGAATCCAATGGCTGGACGTTCGCCTTCACCGCCGCACACGACGGCGAAGGCCTGGCAGCGCTGTACGGTGGCCGCGACAGGCTGGCCGCCAAGCTGGACACCTTCTTCGCCACGCCGGAAACCGCCGACGCGGCGTTCGCCGGCTCCTACGGCGGCACCATCCATGAAATGACCGAAGCACGCGATGTGCGCATGGGCATGTACGCGCACAGCAACCAGCCGGCGCACCACATCCCGTGGATGTACCTGTATGCCGGGCAGCCGTGGAAGACCCAGCAGCACGTGCGCGAGATCCTGTCGCGGCTGTATGTCGGCAGCGAGATCGGCCAGGGTTATCCGGGAGACGAGGACAACGGCGAGACCTCGGCATGGTATGTGCTGGCCTCGCTGGGCCTGTACCCGCTGCGCATGGGCGCGCCGGAGTACGTGATCGGCTCGCCGGCGTTCCAGCATGCGCGGGTGGAACTGCAGGGCGGCGCGGTGCTGACCGTGAACGCGGCCAACAACTCGCGCGAGAACGTCTACGTGCAGTCGCTGAAGATCAACGGCACGCCGTGGACGAAGACCTGGGTGCCGCACGAAGTGATCGCCAAGGGCGCGACCCTGGACTTCGTGATGGGCCCGCAGCCGTCGCGCTGGGGCAGTGGCGTGGACGATGTTCCGCGCTCGTTGACCGCGCGTGGCCAGCGCCCGCAGCTGCTGCACGACCTGCTCGGCAGCGGTACGAAAGCAACGCTGGCCGATGGCCGCGCCGTGCCCGCACTGGTCGATGACGATGCCACCACCACGGTGGGCCTGGGCGGTGGCGCAACCATCGCGCTGAGCGGCCTGACCGACGGCACCCCGACGATGTACACGTTGACCAGTGGCGACGGCAGCATCCGTGGCGGCGAATGGGCACTGGAGGCACGCAACGGCAATGGCGGCTGGACCGTGCTCGACCAGCGTAGTGGTGAGGACTTCGCGTCCGCCCGCCAGACCCGTCCGTTCCGCATCGCCAAGCCTGGCCGCTACAGCGAGTATCGCCTGCGCCTGCTGGCACCGGGTCGGCTGCCGTTGGCGGAGATCGAACTGTTGGCAGCCAGCACCGTACAATGA